From the Perognathus longimembris pacificus isolate PPM17 chromosome 9, ASM2315922v1, whole genome shotgun sequence genome, one window contains:
- the LOC125357759 gene encoding LOW QUALITY PROTEIN: TM2 domain-containing protein 1-like (The sequence of the model RefSeq protein was modified relative to this genomic sequence to represent the inferred CDS: inserted 2 bases in 1 codon), whose amino-acid sequence MEATPRASPLETKTHKGKRAGRLGSQHGGLLGIAASLLGLLWLLTVTAGPWAAAXGEEETFKCEDLKVGQYICKDPQINNATQEPVNCTNYTAHVQCFPAPSITCKDLRGNETHFTGNEVGFLRPISCRNVNGYSYKVAVALSLFLGWLGADRFYLGYPALGLLKFCTVGFCGIGSLIDFILISMQIVGPSDGTSYIIDYYGTRLTRLSITNEMVRKTQLYP is encoded by the exons ATGGAAGCCACTCCACGAGCTTCTCCCTTGGAGACA AAAACCCACAAGGGGAAGCGTGCGGGACGCCTTGGGTCCCAACATGGTGGCCTCCTGGGCATCGCCGCCAGCCTGCTGGGGCTCCTGTGGCTCCTGACTGTCACCGCGGGACCTTGGGCCGCCGC CGGGGAAGAGGAGACGTTTAAATGCGAGGACCTCAAAGTGGGACAATATATTTGTAAGGATCCCCAAATAAACAATGCTACGCAAGAACCAGTTAACTGTACAAACTACACAGCTCATGTCCAGTGTTTTCCAGCACCCAGCATAACTTGTAAGGATTTAAGAGGCAATGAAACACATTTTACTGGAAATGAAGTTGGTTTTCTCAGGCCCATATCATGCCGAAATGTAAATGGCTATTCATACAAAGTGGCAGTTGCATTGTCTCTTTTTCTTGGATGGTTGGGAGCAGATCGATTTTATCTTGGATACCCTGCTTTGGGTTTATTAAAGTTTTGCACTGTAGGATTTTGTGGAATTGGGAGCCTAAttgattttattcttatttcaatGCAGATTGTTGGACCTTCAGATGGAACTAGTTACATTATAGATTACTATGGAACCAGACTTACAAGACTGAGTATTACTAACGAAATGGTTAGGAAAACACAGTTATATCCATAG